Proteins encoded together in one Candidatus Poribacteria bacterium window:
- a CDS encoding tetratricopeptide repeat protein → MSAEPSQPEDVRTSIVRVVSRSSIRGVGNGFFVAPDKIATNIHLIADANPVSAHVRGEGVTRSIRGVTAYDVKNNLVILKVSIEGTPLPLGDSDTVKIGNAIFDAGLLARGSKDKAKQGTIFGIRENDKWFSTTLQPNPEISGGPILNSKNEVIGIEVIEEDFGYAIPSNALKVLLAQSDTLESLKQWQQRDSIRAYRYVAQAKRKFSDGAYTEMIDALNEAIALNPEFPTAYTQRGEAKLSLGAFESEQGNATEAQRHYRSAIDDSNRALQLNPNAAVAYKNRGLAKRLLADSETDIGNTARQRYYHEALDDYMQTIKRVPNHVASYTERGTARKNLGNLESIKGNVSEARRHYHKAIDDYTHAIKIKPDYAKAYYGRGLAKEELGRREEARTDFEQAETLKQEQATVRVGGNDSHATGFFVTRNKVATNVHVIAPLESAYMQSVDRKRIWTVEGVTAFDVNNDLAILKVAEDGTPLPLGNSDTIQRGEAVSAVGYPTGNYTVSEGTLHSIRDRDKWLQMNVKISPGNSGSPVINSKGQVIGVVSGAVDPYSYAIPSNVLKALIVESGPPEPLALWRKRGPILVYVHASQGARNYIEGRYDEAIANFDKVIELNPENTYAYYNRGLAKFRLADLASEKENTEKARRLYEAGIEDSTQAIKRDPEDANAYHNRAGGRFRLAQSETDTAKKQKYYQGAIHDWTQVTELNSEYADPYNNLGAAKVSLGESKADQGDISEAQALYVSAIQDCTHAIQLNPENPDPYINRGYAQFHLGKTKANKGDRAGAEVLYTATVRDCTQAIQLNPENAAAYGNRGVAKAALGNADGAIEDFDIALRLDPENAEYFHERGLAKEAFGQTEEAKVDFEKAKELDPNVGQ, encoded by the coding sequence GTGTCTGCAGAACCTTCACAACCTGAGGATGTGCGGACTTCTATCGTTCGGGTCGTGAGTAGGTCGAGCATTAGAGGCGTGGGCAATGGGTTCTTTGTGGCACCGGACAAGATTGCGACGAACATTCACCTTATCGCTGATGCTAATCCTGTTTCTGCACATGTAAGAGGCGAGGGTGTGACACGGTCCATCCGAGGTGTTACAGCGTATGACGTTAAAAACAACCTCGTTATTTTAAAAGTTTCGATTGAAGGCACACCACTTCCACTTGGCGACAGCGACACTGTTAAAATAGGTAACGCTATTTTCGATGCGGGTCTCCTCGCCAGAGGATCCAAGGATAAAGCCAAACAAGGGACTATATTTGGGATCCGAGAGAACGACAAGTGGTTCTCAACGACGCTTCAGCCTAATCCAGAGATCAGTGGTGGTCCTATCCTGAACAGCAAAAACGAAGTCATCGGGATTGAAGTAATAGAGGAGGACTTTGGTTACGCAATCCCCTCAAATGCCCTCAAGGTGTTGCTTGCCCAATCGGACACACTGGAATCTCTCAAACAGTGGCAGCAGCGAGACTCGATACGGGCATACCGTTACGTAGCGCAAGCAAAACGCAAATTCAGCGATGGTGCTTACACTGAAATGATAGATGCCCTCAATGAAGCCATTGCGTTAAACCCAGAGTTTCCGACTGCCTACACTCAGCGCGGTGAGGCGAAACTCTCTCTCGGTGCGTTTGAATCTGAGCAGGGGAATGCGACGGAGGCACAACGGCATTATCGTTCAGCAATTGACGACTCTAATAGAGCACTTCAACTCAATCCAAACGCCGCTGTTGCTTACAAAAACCGAGGACTCGCGAAAAGGTTACTGGCGGATTCCGAAACCGACATAGGAAACACAGCAAGACAACGATACTACCACGAGGCACTTGATGACTACATGCAAACCATCAAACGAGTGCCGAATCATGTTGCAAGTTACACTGAACGCGGAACCGCAAGAAAAAACCTTGGTAATCTTGAATCTATCAAAGGAAACGTCTCGGAGGCACGACGACACTACCACAAGGCGATTGATGATTATACACACGCCATTAAAATTAAACCTGATTATGCCAAAGCCTACTACGGGCGAGGACTCGCAAAAGAGGAACTTGGGCGGCGGGAAGAAGCGAGAACAGATTTCGAGCAGGCTGAAACCTTAAAACAGGAACAAGCTACGGTTCGTGTAGGCGGGAACGATAGCCATGCTACTGGTTTCTTCGTGACACGTAATAAGGTTGCAACGAACGTTCACGTTATTGCTCCCCTCGAATCTGCTTACATGCAATCCGTTGACCGAAAGAGGATTTGGACTGTTGAAGGCGTTACTGCGTTCGATGTCAACAATGATCTTGCCATCCTAAAAGTTGCGGAGGACGGAACGCCGCTTCCACTTGGTAACAGCGACACCATTCAGAGGGGTGAGGCTGTATCCGCCGTAGGATACCCCACAGGAAACTATACGGTTTCGGAGGGCACTTTACATAGCATCCGGGATAGGGATAAATGGCTTCAGATGAACGTTAAAATTTCTCCCGGCAACAGTGGTTCGCCTGTAATAAATAGTAAAGGACAGGTCATAGGGGTAGTCTCCGGGGCTGTAGACCCTTACAGTTACGCTATCCCTTCAAACGTCCTGAAGGCACTCATCGTTGAGTCGGGTCCCCCTGAACCCTTGGCACTCTGGCGAAAACGAGGCCCCATCCTTGTCTATGTACACGCCTCACAGGGAGCGAGGAATTATATTGAGGGTCGCTATGACGAAGCGATAGCCAATTTCGATAAAGTCATCGAATTAAACCCTGAGAATACTTATGCTTATTACAATCGAGGACTTGCAAAATTCAGGCTTGCTGATCTTGCGTCTGAAAAAGAAAATACAGAGAAAGCCAGAAGGTTATATGAGGCAGGAATTGAAGACAGCACGCAAGCCATCAAACGAGATCCAGAAGACGCTAATGCCTACCACAACCGTGCGGGAGGAAGGTTTCGCCTCGCGCAATCAGAGACAGATACAGCAAAGAAACAGAAATACTACCAAGGTGCGATTCACGATTGGACACAGGTCACCGAACTGAATTCAGAGTATGCCGATCCGTATAACAATCTCGGTGCGGCAAAGGTGTCCCTTGGTGAATCTAAGGCAGATCAAGGGGACATATCGGAGGCACAAGCGTTATATGTGTCGGCGATTCAAGACTGCACGCATGCGATACAGCTGAACCCAGAGAATCCGGATCCATATATCAATCGAGGGTATGCCCAGTTTCACCTTGGTAAAACCAAGGCAAATAAGGGAGATAGAGCGGGCGCGGAGGTATTATACACAGCAACAGTCCGAGACTGCACACAAGCGATACAACTGAACCCAGAAAATGCCGCCGCCTACGGCAATCGCGGTGTTGCCAAAGCTGCCCTTGGTAACGCTGACGGCGCGATAGAGGACTTTGATATTGCACTCCGACTTGATCCAGAAAATGCAGAATACTTCCATGAGCGTGGGCTTGCGAAAGAGGCATTTGGTCAAACGGAAGAAGCCAAAGTGGATTTTGAGAAGGCTAAGGAATTAGACCCGAATGTCGGACAGTGA
- a CDS encoding carbohydrate binding family 9 domain-containing protein, translated as MRHRIVLVMFVAITATSINVEASREIRPVFTQDTIEIDGHLSEVDWERAQVIDDFTQQSPDEGQPSTERTEVRMLYSAEKLYIGFECFDAEPEKVVANEMRRDGQLWQNDNVYVMLDPYGDKRQGVFFRMNALGAQSDTAVTDGGENLNGSWDCIWEAAGRRHDKGWTVEIAIPFNQLRFKKDDSMVWGVNFGRNIARKNETTQWIQVPRSESWPGTYHPTYQGKLIGLQGIASPSYFDVKPYLLGGLARNLDDTKWQRTTERDLGLDMKYGVTSNLTLDMTLNTDFAQVEADQEEVNLTRFSLFFPERREFFLEGSGLFSFGAGLGDFGPPPLSVFYSRRIGIEDEKRVRILGGGKLTGKVGAYSVGALNMTTAASAKSPLTNFSVLRMQRDILSDSSVGFILTNRQSDLGEYHRNGGVDLFFRPHDQWRMRAMTVGSWSPDPDERDVAWYLSNDWRNDNFHVNASYLDIGPQFTSKMGFMHRRDIRSLMLNADYEVQVRRYGVRDVGAVFNGSYLLDHDNNPIGWDVGFGGDLLSESDDGFSLDFRRFFDRVEESFSVSDVEIPAGDYEMNQVSLMFFSETSRPFAVFGGVDYGDYFHGNSVSLNIDSQWRMTYQLAIETRYQRNWINLPENDLFTTNVVGTRISYALNTRFFTKLYAQWNDSAERASANFLVNYIYRPGSDFYFVFDQAWNASDGLQDHEWTVLSKFTYLFSL; from the coding sequence ATGCGTCACAGAATCGTTCTTGTGATGTTTGTAGCGATTACAGCAACGAGCATAAATGTTGAAGCCAGCAGAGAAATTAGACCAGTGTTCACCCAAGACACAATCGAAATTGACGGGCATCTCAGCGAGGTAGATTGGGAGCGGGCACAGGTTATTGATGACTTTACGCAACAATCACCCGATGAAGGGCAACCGAGTACCGAGCGCACAGAAGTTCGCATGTTGTATAGCGCGGAGAAACTTTATATCGGGTTTGAGTGTTTCGATGCCGAACCTGAAAAAGTTGTTGCGAACGAAATGCGGCGTGATGGGCAGCTTTGGCAGAATGACAACGTTTACGTTATGCTTGACCCCTACGGTGATAAAAGGCAGGGCGTCTTTTTTCGGATGAATGCGCTTGGGGCACAGTCAGATACCGCAGTCACCGATGGCGGCGAAAACCTCAATGGAAGCTGGGACTGTATCTGGGAAGCTGCCGGACGGCGACACGATAAGGGTTGGACAGTTGAGATCGCGATCCCGTTCAATCAGTTAAGGTTCAAAAAAGACGATTCGATGGTGTGGGGTGTGAATTTTGGACGCAATATCGCCCGAAAGAATGAAACGACACAATGGATACAGGTTCCTCGAAGCGAGAGCTGGCCCGGCACCTATCACCCGACGTATCAAGGCAAACTGATTGGGCTACAAGGTATTGCATCGCCATCATATTTTGATGTCAAACCGTATCTCCTCGGTGGCTTGGCGAGAAATCTCGACGACACAAAGTGGCAACGGACTACCGAACGCGATCTCGGTTTAGACATGAAATACGGGGTAACATCGAACCTGACGTTAGATATGACATTGAATACCGATTTCGCACAGGTAGAAGCCGACCAAGAGGAGGTTAACCTCACACGTTTCAGTCTCTTTTTTCCTGAGCGGCGCGAGTTCTTCCTTGAAGGCAGTGGGCTGTTCTCCTTTGGGGCGGGGCTCGGAGACTTCGGTCCACCACCCCTGTCGGTTTTTTACAGTCGGCGTATCGGCATTGAAGATGAAAAGCGGGTTCGGATTCTTGGGGGTGGTAAGCTGACTGGAAAGGTCGGAGCGTACAGTGTAGGCGCGCTCAACATGACAACCGCCGCCTCAGCGAAATCACCCCTGACGAACTTCTCTGTCCTGAGAATGCAGCGTGATATTCTCAGTGATTCAAGTGTCGGTTTCATTCTCACCAACCGGCAGAGCGACCTCGGAGAGTATCATCGCAATGGCGGGGTAGACCTCTTTTTTAGACCGCATGACCAGTGGCGGATGCGTGCGATGACCGTCGGTAGTTGGTCTCCAGACCCTGACGAACGTGATGTCGCATGGTATCTCTCGAACGACTGGCGCAACGATAATTTTCACGTCAATGCTTCCTATCTCGACATCGGTCCCCAATTTACCAGTAAAATGGGGTTCATGCATCGAAGAGACATCCGCTCGTTGATGTTGAATGCCGATTACGAGGTTCAGGTTAGACGCTATGGCGTGCGAGATGTTGGTGCGGTTTTCAATGGCAGTTACCTGTTAGACCACGATAACAACCCCATCGGTTGGGATGTCGGCTTTGGTGGAGACCTGCTCTCGGAGTCCGATGATGGGTTCAGTCTCGATTTCCGACGGTTTTTCGACCGCGTTGAAGAATCTTTTAGTGTCAGTGATGTCGAGATTCCCGCTGGCGATTATGAAATGAACCAAGTTTCCCTCATGTTTTTCTCAGAGACCAGTCGTCCGTTCGCTGTGTTCGGTGGTGTAGATTATGGAGATTACTTCCACGGCAACAGCGTGAGTTTGAACATTGATAGCCAGTGGCGGATGACGTATCAACTCGCAATTGAAACGCGATACCAACGCAATTGGATTAATCTGCCCGAAAACGATCTGTTCACCACAAATGTTGTTGGCACACGTATCAGTTATGCGTTGAATACCCGTTTCTTTACCAAATTGTACGCGCAGTGGAACGATAGTGCCGAGCGGGCAAGTGCAAATTTCTTAGTCAATTACATTTATCGTCCGGGAAGCGATTTTTACTTCGTGTTCGATCAGGCGTGGAATGCATCGGACGGCTTGCAAGACCATGAATGGACAGTCTTGAGCAAGTTTACCTATCTATTCAGTCTATAG
- a CDS encoding aspartyl protease family protein gives MRHTTHIELENQYDLVAVKLGVMNPEDVRRLTITDALVDTGATGLCLPTSLIEKLGLTPIKVTRARTATGIVDRMLYSAVQFTILERASLMQITDLPEGSPVLVGHMVLEHLDLCLDIKEGLIYNPAHDGEWITEIL, from the coding sequence ATGAGACATACAACACACATTGAACTCGAAAATCAATATGACTTGGTAGCCGTAAAATTAGGCGTTATGAATCCGGAAGACGTGCGGCGGCTTACTATCACGGATGCCCTCGTTGATACGGGCGCGACGGGACTCTGTCTACCGACTTCTCTCATTGAAAAACTCGGTCTCACGCCCATTAAAGTGACGCGAGCCCGCACCGCCACTGGCATCGTTGATAGGATGCTTTACTCAGCAGTCCAATTTACGATATTAGAACGAGCAAGTCTAATGCAGATCACCGATTTGCCCGAAGGCTCACCTGTCCTCGTGGGGCACATGGTATTGGAACATCTCGATCTCTGCCTTGATATAAAAGAAGGACTCATCTATAACCCCGCACATGATGGCGAATGGATTACAGAGATTCTCTGA
- a CDS encoding GNAT family N-acetyltransferase, whose translation MVELDNFAGHNIHLETERLTLRPFKDADFDVAVPFYNDPDFLQAMEDEPPDEPITRDYLKSAGEYMRKDGFLFAIVEKASGRTIGEVCLQWMNLERGKIEGEKIMRLPIGIWDKTLWGKGYGKEVVRCLVTHAFEKLGIDRFCPMDVREDNTRSKTLWQSLGFTVSREVDNGKTLDFEMTRADYEKLVQSNT comes from the coding sequence ATGGTAGAATTAGACAACTTCGCGGGACACAACATTCACTTAGAAACCGAACGTTTGACACTTCGGCCGTTCAAAGATGCAGATTTTGATGTTGCGGTCCCCTTTTACAACGACCCCGATTTCCTACAGGCGATGGAAGACGAGCCACCGGATGAACCCATAACGAGAGACTATCTCAAAAGTGCTGGCGAATACATGAGGAAAGACGGTTTTTTGTTCGCAATCGTAGAAAAGGCAAGCGGACGCACCATCGGTGAGGTCTGTTTGCAGTGGATGAACTTGGAGCGGGGGAAAATTGAGGGTGAGAAGATAATGCGCCTCCCCATCGGGATTTGGGACAAAACTTTATGGGGGAAAGGCTACGGAAAAGAGGTCGTTCGATGCTTGGTGACGCACGCGTTCGAGAAATTGGGAATTGATCGATTCTGTCCGATGGATGTCCGAGAAGACAATACCCGCTCAAAAACGTTGTGGCAGTCGCTCGGATTCACCGTTTCAAGAGAAGTGGACAATGGAAAAACCTTGGACTTTGAGATGACACGCGCAGACTATGAGAAACTTGTTCAAAGTAACACTTGA
- a CDS encoding NAD(P)-dependent oxidoreductase, whose product MFSTQLAKRAAENNPIRVGIIGAGKFGAGLVAQLSQMQGMVASAIADIDLGHAKGAYKASNIPSDAIQQVRSVDAMNDAIRDGKRTITEDGLHIIQSDLIDVVVEATGIPEVGARMAYHALMHRKHLVMVNVETDVTVGPFLRRLADNAGVVYTLVDGDQPGVTMNIVEWSKTLGFEIVAAGRGTVFYDDDRIGIPDTVPQRFGFSQEHIERRTINFKMFNSFRDGSKAQIEMTSLANMAGLPPDVRGMHEPSVNIEDIAKVFSLQEEEGILNRHGVVELANSIATDGKTMLRNPLQMGVFVVIRTDHPFTQEDLAGYNLYPGGNGKNYLLYRPYHLVAVEAPISIAKAALYGQPTGTPLPIPVADVVTVAKRDLKAGEVLDGSGGYTVNGLIEKAEIAHAENLLPLGLAYDVKLKRDVSQGEAISYDMVELNEASFVLKLRRLQDATF is encoded by the coding sequence ATGTTCAGCACACAACTTGCCAAGCGCGCAGCGGAGAATAATCCGATCCGTGTCGGTATCATCGGTGCAGGGAAATTTGGTGCCGGACTGGTGGCGCAACTCTCACAGATGCAAGGTATGGTGGCAAGCGCAATCGCAGATATCGACTTGGGACACGCGAAAGGTGCCTATAAAGCCAGTAATATCCCATCCGACGCAATTCAACAGGTCCGAAGCGTTGACGCGATGAACGATGCGATCCGAGACGGTAAACGGACAATCACTGAGGATGGACTTCACATTATTCAATCGGATCTAATTGATGTCGTTGTGGAAGCCACCGGTATCCCTGAAGTCGGTGCTCGGATGGCGTATCATGCTTTGATGCATCGGAAGCATCTCGTGATGGTTAACGTCGAAACCGATGTGACTGTCGGTCCGTTTCTGAGACGCTTGGCAGATAACGCAGGGGTCGTCTATACACTCGTTGATGGCGATCAGCCCGGTGTGACAATGAACATCGTTGAATGGTCGAAAACGCTCGGTTTTGAAATCGTCGCTGCCGGACGCGGCACCGTGTTCTATGACGATGACCGTATCGGGATACCAGATACCGTCCCGCAGCGATTCGGATTTAGTCAGGAACATATTGAGCGTCGCACGATTAACTTCAAGATGTTCAATTCGTTTCGGGATGGGTCGAAAGCACAGATTGAGATGACCTCCTTGGCAAACATGGCAGGACTACCACCGGACGTTCGCGGTATGCACGAACCCTCAGTGAACATTGAGGACATCGCCAAGGTCTTTAGCCTTCAAGAGGAGGAGGGTATCCTGAACCGACACGGGGTCGTTGAACTCGCAAACAGCATTGCGACCGATGGCAAGACGATGCTGAGAAACCCACTTCAGATGGGCGTATTCGTCGTCATTCGGACCGATCATCCGTTCACGCAGGAGGATCTTGCTGGCTACAATCTATATCCCGGAGGGAACGGAAAGAACTATCTCCTTTATCGTCCGTATCACCTTGTGGCTGTTGAAGCACCGATTTCGATTGCCAAGGCTGCGCTCTATGGACAACCGACAGGTACACCGCTGCCGATACCTGTTGCGGATGTTGTCACGGTTGCCAAACGCGATTTGAAAGCCGGAGAAGTACTCGATGGAAGTGGTGGGTATACCGTCAATGGACTCATTGAAAAGGCAGAAATTGCACATGCTGAGAATCTGCTTCCCCTCGGTTTGGCTTACGATGTCAAACTCAAACGCGATGTTTCCCAAGGGGAAGCGATCTCTTATGATATGGTGGAACTCAACGAAGCGTCTTTCGTCCTCAAACTCCGTCGCCTCCAAGACGCAACCTTCTAA
- a CDS encoding zinc-binding dehydrogenase, with product MFGESKGGVVDKPDPQAAGDVVVVKIHAVPMCTEYKGFISGGTGEHFGHEAAGEVVEVAQPGRVKVGDRVVVQPQNSCGTCHMCAIGEHIHCQSGRNIREILGTDPASATYAQYMHKMEDLLSPIPEGVSYTHAGMACCGLGPTFGAMEQMQVNSLDTVMVTGLGPVGLGGIINGRYRGARVIGVESHPYRAELAKKLGADLVLNPNDEDILDQISDFTDGIGVDKAVDCSGASAAHRLMVDAARRKGQVTFVGEGGDFPLGASRDMIRKGLVLRGNWHYNLGVYPRLIKMIQNSPEQIDTFITHTFPMRDVQKAWELQATGECGKVVLNPWA from the coding sequence ATGTTTGGTGAAAGTAAGGGGGGCGTGGTAGACAAACCTGACCCTCAGGCAGCAGGAGATGTCGTCGTTGTCAAAATTCACGCCGTTCCAATGTGCACAGAATATAAAGGATTCATATCTGGAGGCACTGGCGAACACTTTGGACACGAAGCCGCTGGGGAAGTTGTTGAAGTCGCACAACCCGGTCGTGTTAAGGTAGGGGACCGCGTAGTGGTGCAGCCACAGAACTCTTGCGGGACGTGCCATATGTGTGCTATTGGTGAACACATTCACTGTCAGAGCGGACGTAACATCCGGGAAATTCTGGGGACGGACCCAGCTTCAGCGACTTATGCCCAGTATATGCACAAAATGGAAGATTTGTTATCCCCGATTCCAGAGGGTGTGAGTTATACACATGCAGGGATGGCGTGCTGTGGATTGGGACCGACCTTCGGTGCGATGGAACAGATGCAGGTCAATTCGTTAGATACAGTCATGGTCACTGGATTGGGTCCTGTTGGACTTGGCGGGATTATCAATGGACGGTACCGCGGTGCACGTGTCATCGGTGTTGAAAGCCATCCGTATCGCGCCGAACTTGCGAAAAAGTTAGGCGCAGACCTCGTCTTGAATCCGAATGATGAGGATATCCTTGACCAGATTAGCGATTTCACGGACGGAATCGGCGTTGACAAAGCAGTGGACTGCTCAGGGGCATCCGCAGCACATCGGTTGATGGTTGATGCCGCTCGAAGAAAAGGGCAGGTTACGTTTGTTGGAGAAGGCGGGGACTTTCCGCTGGGTGCAAGCCGCGATATGATTCGTAAAGGTTTGGTTCTGCGCGGGAATTGGCACTACAATCTCGGTGTCTATCCAAGATTGATAAAAATGATCCAAAATTCACCCGAACAGATAGACACGTTTATCACACACACTTTCCCGATGCGTGACGTACAGAAAGCGTGGGAATTGCAAGCGACAGGCGAATGTGGTAAAGTTGTACTGAATCCGTGGGCATAA
- a CDS encoding phytanoyl-CoA dioxygenase family protein: MTPEQKTFYQENGYLILENVFSSEECQRFVEHMEDLHAGRKHLEGFFQQDKYGSRTFNQHLYDQWVLDLLIDPRIHQPLTDCFGGEPEGIQTMHFYEGSEHPLHQDQYYLPDCMSAWMAMVSVDENNGPLIVQPGSNRGRLITKSDVPMALLPGETYELQQHNRYFPAVRQVVRENGTDVVQVMVNAGDVILFDGKLIHGGAQILKPGTRRHALACHYIPYASENWERDWPRFSFDGSRRVHYQ; this comes from the coding sequence ATGACACCTGAACAAAAAACGTTTTATCAAGAGAATGGGTATCTCATTCTTGAAAATGTCTTCTCGTCAGAAGAGTGTCAACGTTTTGTTGAGCACATGGAAGACCTTCACGCAGGACGTAAGCACCTTGAAGGGTTCTTTCAACAGGATAAATACGGGTCTCGAACCTTTAATCAGCACCTCTACGACCAGTGGGTATTGGATCTACTTATCGATCCGCGTATACATCAACCGCTTACGGACTGTTTTGGTGGTGAACCGGAAGGCATTCAAACGATGCATTTTTATGAAGGATCGGAGCATCCGCTGCATCAAGACCAGTATTATCTACCCGATTGCATGTCAGCATGGATGGCGATGGTAAGTGTCGATGAAAACAATGGACCGCTGATCGTCCAGCCCGGTTCCAATAGAGGCAGATTGATTACGAAAAGTGATGTGCCCATGGCGTTGCTCCCTGGGGAAACATACGAGTTGCAACAACACAACCGCTATTTCCCAGCCGTCAGACAGGTCGTTCGCGAAAACGGAACCGATGTAGTTCAGGTCATGGTGAACGCTGGTGATGTAATTCTGTTTGATGGGAAGTTAATCCACGGCGGCGCGCAGATTTTGAAACCCGGAACACGTAGACATGCCTTGGCGTGCCATTATATTCCTTACGCCTCCGAAAACTGGGAACGCGATTGGCCCAGATTCTCATTCGATGGCAGTCGTCGGGTTCATTATCAATAA